Within Raineyella sp. W15-4, the genomic segment CCGGACTACTCCACGGAACAGCTCTCCAGACCACCGATTCCGCACCGCGTCGAGGACCCGCTGCTCTGGATCCTGTCGCAGCAGAAACTGATTCCGAGGGTGAACTGAGATGTTCGACCAGTTCGTCTACACGGACTGCCGCGCGGGCCAGGGGCTCGGCGGGGGAGGGGGCCTCCAATTCCAGGCCTGTACCGAAGGCCTTCCAGAGGACGCGCTCCGAGCTGCCATGCCCAGCGCCATCTACAAGGTCCACGAACCGTGGATGCTGACCGCGCCACCGACTCCCGCGGACCGCTATCCCCGGTACAGCGTTCATCTCCCCCTCGGCGGCCGCTGGTACACGGGGAGAGGCCGCTACCTCGGCCGCGCTGTGGCCAGTGCCCGTGAAGGGAACCACCTCACCCACATCCTGACCACCACCTCCGCCGAGGATTACACCCACTTCCGGCCTGCCGAGGTGTGCAGCCTCCCGGTATGGCGGGAGACACCGGCGCCCGAGCAGCGAATGCCCGGGGTCGAGCTGCGCGCGGAGGACGCGCCGCTGGGGATCGCGGAGGCGGTGGAGATCGTCCGCCGGACGCCCCACGGTCCGGACCATCTTGCGGCGATCGTGACTGCGATGGAGGATCCCGACCTAAGGGTGGCCATCCGGACCGACTCCGAGCAGGAGGCGCTGGCCTGGTTCCTCGCGATCACCGCGCAGTTTCCGATCACCCAGTCGCTGGAGATCGGCTTTGAGGCCTTCGTCGGTGACCCTTATGCGTCGCCGGCTCGCCTCGTCGGCGTGTACGCCTCGTGGAGTCGTCCCTTCGGCGGTCGTCGTACGCCAAGGCTGTGCGCTGTGGACCTCGTGGAGGGCACGATCAACGTCGACGGCACGGATCCGGACGCGGAATGGACGGTCCGACAGTGGTGCGACGGGCGGGCCGATGACGTCGATGACGCGCTCGACCTACTGGACTCCTGGGGCATGACGATGTCTGCCGCGGCACAGGTTGCGGTCAACGCCGTGGGGCTCGGACGACCGCTCGAGACGACGGAGGCGGTGGAGAAGTACCTCACTTTCCTGGAGGGCCTGGCGCCGGAGATCCTCGCGAACAACCAGCGGTCCCTGGCGGCTCCGCTGCTTGCCGCCCGGGACGACGCCTCGGATGGCGCGCTCGTACGACGTGGACTGGAGCTCCTGCTGCCGGGCGGCGCCACCCCCGCCACCGACGCCATCATGTCGTCCGTCATCCAGGCGTGGTCCCGCGTCGCCCGCAGCGGGCGCGGATGGCCGGGAACCGCTTATCCCCAGGGCTTCGCCTGGTCGACCGGGCGGATGCCGGAGCGGATCACGACCGGCCTCGTCTCCCTGCTTGACGCCGCCGACCCGGCCACCCAGCTGTCCGTGCTGACCTGGCTCGAGCTGTCTGGCACCGATCTGCGTGTGCCGTCCTCGGTCCTCTCCGGCCTCGCAGGCTGGTGGTTCCAGAACCCGTCGCAGGCAGAGGCGATGGCGCATGCGGCGCACTACTTCACGATTCGTGACCACCTGATCGATGAACAGCTGGTGCCGGCCATCGTCCGGGCGGACGCACCGGAGCGGCTCCGCCTCGGACAGATCTGGCATCCGGTACTGGCCGACCTGGAGATCGTGTCCTTCGAAGCCCCCCTGGAGCGATGCCTGGCTCCCTACCGGTACCGGGACGCGTCACCGGCCACCCGGCAATTCCTGATCGACCTTCTCGCCAGGAGCATGCCGTGGCTGAAGGTGAACCGGCTGGGATGGGCATGGTTCTTCGCGGTCCCGCCGGATCCCGCTGACCTGGCTCGGCTGGTGACCGCGCTCGGATACACAGCCGACCCGGAACTGTTGGAATACGCCGACAAGATCCTCGAGGCCACGCTGAGAAGCACATCGTCCTCGGGTGCCCACCCGCTCGCCGAGGCGCTCCTGGCGTCCCGGGCCACCCGACTCAGCCCCGACAGCGCTGCCTTCGTCACGAGGGTGAAGGACGCGCAGTGGGCGATGAGGACTCTCGAGTCCCGCTCCGCCGACAGCGAACTGGTCCAGCAGGCCCTGCAGATCCTCACTGAGGAGTCCGAGGCGCAGCCGAGTGCGCTCCCGGAGACGACTCAGCTTGCCATCCACCTGTGGCAGTGGAATCCTGCGCTGGTCGGGGCCTACCTGTCCAGACCCAGGGACGATCAGTTCGCCGGTCTGATCAGTTTCGTCGAACAGGAGTGGCGACGGGATGCGCGCCGCCGGAACAGGACGTTTCTGCATGCCCTGTACGTGCTGAACGCGGGTGATCGTGACCTGCATCGAGAGTATTCGCAGGCGCTGCGAACGGCACTTGCGACGGCCGTGGAGCGACTCTCCGAGGAGGAGTATCAAGGCGTACGCCGAGCGGTCTTCGAGGACGGGGCGGCCGGAGACAAATGGCTGGAGGCATGGGACCAACTGGTGAAGTCAGTGGGAGCCGGTCGCAGGATGCCGAGTCCGGAATCCGGCCGTGTACGGGCAAAGGAGCTGCCCCTCGAGCCCGACGCTCCGGAAGGCCGCTGGTGGAAACGACGGAAGTGAGGGCTGCCTGTTCGATCGATCGGGCCGGAGCCAGCTCGGCACGGAGGGGCACCTCCCTCGTCCTCAAGGGAACCGCGGATCGGAACGGTGAGGCATGACCAAGAACACGGACCTGGTGCTCGGGATCGACCTGGGCACCACCTACTCGGTGGTGGCGATCCACCAGCAGGGCGATCCACTGGTCGTCCCTGATCCCATCACCGGATCCTTCCGAGTGCCCTCGGTCATCCAATTCAGCGGGGACACAGTGATCGTCGGCCAGATGGCGAAGGACGCACTCATCACCCATCCCGACTCCGTCGTGGAACTCGTCAAGCGGAGCATGGGTACCGACCGGGTCTTCGGTTTCGCGGGGCGGACTCTCGGCCCCGAGCTCATCTCGTCGCTGATCCTCAGCAGTCTGGTCAACAACGCCCGGACCTGTGCCGGGGTCGGGCCCGGCGTACCGGTCAAGGCGGTGATCACCGTGCCCGCCTACTTCGGGACCGCGGAACGGGAAGCCACCCACATCGCCGGCGAACTGGCCGGGCTCGACGTCCTGGACCTGGTGGCCGAGCCCGTGGCTGCTGCCGCCGCGTTCGGGGACACCGGGGCGGTCCGTCGGATCCTGGTCTACGACCTCGGCGGGGGAACCTTCGACGTGACCGTCCTCAAGAGCCGCCGGAGCGGCGTGACCGTGATGTCGACGGGTGGCGACTCGGCACTCGGGGGAGCGGACTGGGACAGTCGGCTCATCGACATGGTCGGGACCCGATTTCTCACGACGATCGGCGCCGATGAGGAGACCCGAGAGGACTTCTGGGACGACCAGGAGGCCATGGCCCGGCTCGCTCTGGCCGCCACCTCGCTCAAAGAGAACCTGACCGCCAGGGTGACCGCCCGCGTGACGGTGTCGTGGCGGGGACACACAGAGACGATCGTCGTGGAGCGGGGTGAATTCGAGGCTGCGACGTCCGACCTGGTGGCGCGGACGCTCGACACCACCCGTCAGGCACTGACCGATTCAGGTCTCGGGGAAGGCCCGCTGATCGACGAGGTGATCCTCGTCGGCGGCTCGTCCAGGATGCCGATGATCCCGGCCGCGCTCGGCCAGAAGTTGGGTGTCTCACCGCGCCTGGTCGACCCCGACCTGGTGGTCGCCAAGGGCGCCGCCATCATCGCCGGGACACTGACCGCGAAGAGCCCCACGCGGGCCGACTACCGGTCTGTCGTGCCCCGATCGTTGGGTGTTCTCCTGCATGACTCGTACGACCCGCAGGCACGACGGCAGATCGTGCAGCACATCATCGATCGTAATACCGCCCTTCCCGCCCATGCCACAGCGCGGTTCGCGACAATCGTACGAGGGCAACCTACGGTACACCTGCAGGTGATGGAGCAGGCTGGCCAGATGCCCTCTCCGGAGCCCCAGCACAACCGGCGGGTCATCGACGCCCAGCTCACCGTCACCGCGGAACTGCCTGCGGGGTCCCCGATCGACGTGGCGCTGGATGTCGCGGTCGATGGGCGAATCACGGTGAGCGGCACCGAACCGACCAGCGGCAGCCGGGTCGAGCTGGAGTACTACCTCGACCAGGTCACCGAGGGCCGGAGCCTGACCGCCCAGCGGGAGTCCCTGAGCGGAATCACCGTGGCGCAGTGAACCGGGCTCAGCAGCAGGTCGCGGAGAGAGGACAG encodes:
- a CDS encoding Hsp70 family protein; this encodes MTKNTDLVLGIDLGTTYSVVAIHQQGDPLVVPDPITGSFRVPSVIQFSGDTVIVGQMAKDALITHPDSVVELVKRSMGTDRVFGFAGRTLGPELISSLILSSLVNNARTCAGVGPGVPVKAVITVPAYFGTAEREATHIAGELAGLDVLDLVAEPVAAAAAFGDTGAVRRILVYDLGGGTFDVTVLKSRRSGVTVMSTGGDSALGGADWDSRLIDMVGTRFLTTIGADEETREDFWDDQEAMARLALAATSLKENLTARVTARVTVSWRGHTETIVVERGEFEAATSDLVARTLDTTRQALTDSGLGEGPLIDEVILVGGSSRMPMIPAALGQKLGVSPRLVDPDLVVAKGAAIIAGTLTAKSPTRADYRSVVPRSLGVLLHDSYDPQARRQIVQHIIDRNTALPAHATARFATIVRGQPTVHLQVMEQAGQMPSPEPQHNRRVIDAQLTVTAELPAGSPIDVALDVAVDGRITVSGTEPTSGSRVELEYYLDQVTEGRSLTAQRESLSGITVAQ